The Glycine soja cultivar W05 chromosome 8, ASM419377v2, whole genome shotgun sequence genome has a window encoding:
- the LOC114423048 gene encoding probable 1-deoxy-D-xylulose-5-phosphate synthase 2, chloroplastic: protein MAFCGGTFVKPNYSASPCYKYTALSPYHGCRNKFCVRVSASGSADEERTIIKKEKDGWKINYSGEKPATPLLDTVNHPIHMKNLSTQDLEQLAAELRADIVHSVSETGGHLSSSLGVVELSVALHHVFNTPEDKIIWDVGHQAYPHKILTGRRSRMHTIRKTSGLAGFPKRDESVHDAFGVGHSSTSISAGLGMAVARDLLGKNNSIISVIGDGALTAGQAYEAMNNAGFLDSNMIVVLNDNKQVSLPTATLDGPATPVGALSSALSKIQASSEFRKLREAAKTITKQIGGQTHQVAAKVDEYARGMISASGSTLFEELGLYYIGPVDGHNIEDLVTIFEKVKAMPAPGPVLIHVVTEKGKGYPPAEKAADRMHGVVKFDPKTGHQLKAKSSTLSYTQYFAESLIKEAEIDNKIVAIHAAMGGGTGLNYFQKKFPERCFDVGIAEQHAVTFAAGLAAEGLKPFCAIYSSFLQRGYDQVVHDVDLQKLPVRFALDRAGLVGADGPTHCGAFDITYMSCLPNMVVMAPSDETELMHMVATAAAIDDRPSCFRFPRGNGIGATLPLNNKGTPLEIGKGRILVEGSRVAILGYGSVVQQCRQASEMLKELGIDVTVADARFCKPLDTGLIRLLAKEHEILITVEEGSIGGFGSHVSQFLSLSGILDGPLKWRAMMLPDRYIEHGSPQVQIEEAGLSSKQIAATVLSLMERPKQALLFK, encoded by the exons ATGGCCTTCTGTGGTGGTACTTTCGTTAAGCCAAACTATTCTGCGTCCCCATGTTACAAATATACAGCTCTAAGTCCATACCATGGCTGCAGAAACAAG TTCTGTGTGAGAGTTTCAGCAAGTGGCTCAGCTGATGAGGAAAGGACTAttataaagaaagagaaagatggGTGGAAGATCAATTACTCAGGAGAGAAACCAGCAACACCACTGTTGGACACTGTCAACCACCCAATTCACATGAAGAATCTGTCAACACAG GATCTTGAGCAACTTGCAGCAGAGCTGAGGGCAGATATTGTACACAGTGTGTCAGAAACTGGTGGGCATCTTAGCTCAAGCTTGGGAGTGGTGGAGTTATCAGTGGCTTTGCATCATGTTTTCAACACCCCTGAAGATAAAATTATATGGGATGTTGGTCATCAG GCATACCCTCACAAGATTCTCACAGGTAGAAGGTCTAGGATGCACACCATTAGGAAGACTTCAGGACTAGCAGGCTTTCCTAAAAGGGATGAGAGTGTTCATGATGCTTTTGGGGTAGGACACAGTTCTACTAGCATATCTGCTGGTCTTG GCATGGCTGTTGCACGTGATCTATTGGGAAAGAATAACAGCATTATTTCAGTGATTGGAGATGGGGCATTGACAGCAGGCCAAGCTTATGAGGCAATGAACAATGCAGGGTTCCTTGATTCTAACATGATAGTTGTACTTAATGACAACAAACAAGTCTCTTTACCAACTGCCACACTTGATGGTCCTGCAACTCCGGTTGGAGCCCTCAGTAGTGCTTTAAGCAAAATTCAAGCAAGTTCTGAATTCCGCAAACTCAGAGAAGCTGCAAAA ACCATCACAAAGCAAATTGGAGGACAAACACATCAGGTTGCAGCAAAAGTAGATGAGTATGCAAGAGGCATGATCAGTGCTTCTGGCTCTACTCTTTTTGAAGAGCTTGGCTTATACTACATAGGTCCTGTGGATGGTCATAACATTGAAGATCTGGTCACCATCTTTGAAAAAGTGAAAGCAATGCCTGCCCCAGGTCCAGTTTTGATTCATGTTGTGACAGAAAAAGGGAAGGGATACCCCCCAGCAGAAAAAGCAGCTGATAGAATGCACG GTGTAGTTAAGTTTGATCCAAAAACAGGCCATCAGCTTAAGGCCAAGTCCTCTACACTTTCATACACCCAGTACTTTGCTGAATCTTTGATAAAGGAAGCTGAAATAGACAATAAGATAGTGGCTATTCACGCAGCGATGGGTGGTGGTACCGGCCTaaattatttccaaaaaaaGTTTCCTGAGCGCTGTTTCGATGTGGGAATAGCTGAACAACATGCTGTAACATTTGCAGCTGGTTTGGCTGCTGAAGGCCTCAAGCCATTTTGTGCCATTTATTCATCATTCTTGCAACGTGGATATGATCAG GTAGTCCATGATGTTGATCTTCAAAAGCTGCCTGTCCGATTTGCTTTGGATAGGGCTGGTTTGGTTGGAGCAGATGGACCAACCCATTGTGGAGCATTTGATATCACTTACATGTCATGCCTACCCAACATGGTGGTTATGGCTCCTTCTGATGAAACTGAACTCATGCACATGGTTGCAACCGCAGCAGCTATAGATGATAGACCAAGCTGCTTTAGATTTCCAAGGGGAAATGGAATTGGAGCCACTCTGCCACTCAATAACAAAGGAACCCCACTTGAG ATAGGAAAGGGAAGAATTCTGGTGGAAGGGAGCAGAGTTGCCATTTTGGGATATGGTTCTGTGGTCCAACAATGCAGACAAGcctcagaaatgcttaaggAACTAGGCATTGATGTGACAGTTGCTGATGCCAGATTTTGCAAACCTTTGGATACTGGTCTCATTAGGCTACTAGCTAAAGAGCATGAAATACTCATCACAGTGGAAGAGGGTTCTATCGGTGGTTTTGGATCGCATGTATCACAATTCCTGAGCTTATCTGGTATCCTAGATGGGCCTCTAAAG TGGAGAGCAATGATGCTTCCTGATAGGTACATTGAGCATGGATCACCCCAAGTTCAGATAGAAGAAGCAGGGCTTTCATCAAAGCAGATTGCAGCCACAGTCTTGTCTCTTATGGAAAGGCCAAAACAAGCTCTTCTGTTCAAATAA
- the LOC114423050 gene encoding probable 1-deoxy-D-xylulose-5-phosphate synthase 2, chloroplastic, translating to MTFCGGAFVKPNYSVSPCHKHKAPSPYQGGRNKFCVRVSASGSADEERTIIRKEKDGWKINYSGEKPATPLLDTVNHPIHMKNLSTQDLEQLAAELRADIVHSVSDTGGHLSSSLGVVELSVALHHVFNTPEDKIIWDVGHQAYPHKILTGRRSRMHTIRKSSGLAGFPKRDESVHDAFGVGHSSTSISAGLGMAVARDLLGKNNSIISVIGDGALTAGQAYEAMNNAGFLDSNMIVVLNDNKQVSLPTATLDGPATPVGALSSALSKIQASSEFRKLREAAKTITKQIGGQTHQVAAKVDEYARGMISASGSTLFEELGLYYIGPVDGHNIEDLVTIFEKVKAMPAPGPVLIHVVTEKGKGYPPAEKAADRMHGVVKFDPKTGQQFKAKTSTLSYTQYFAESLIKEAENDKKIVAIHAAMGGGTGLNYFHKRFPKRCFDVGIAEQHAVTFAAGLAAEGLKPFCAIYSSFLQRGYDQVVHDVDLQKLPVRFAMDRAGLVGADGPTHCGAFDIAYMACLPNMVVMAPSDEAELMHMVATAAAIDDRPSCFRFPRGNGIGATLPLNNKGTSLEIGKGRILVEGSRVAILGYGSVVQQCRQASEMLKELGIDVTVADARFCKPLDTGLIRLLAKEHEILITVEEGSIGGFGSHVSQFLSLSGILDGPLKWRAMMLPDRYIEHGSPQVQIEEAGLSSKQIAATVLSLMERPNEALLFK from the exons ATGACCTTCTGTGGTGGTGCCTTTGTTAAGCCAAACTATTCTGTGTCCCCATGCCACAAACACAAAGCTCCAAGTCCATACCAAGGTGGCAGAAACAAG TTCTGTGTGAGAGTTTCAGCAAGTGGCTCAGCTGATGAGGAGAGGACTATTATAAGGAAAGAGAAAGATGGGTGGAAGATCAATTACTCAGGAGAGAAACCAGCAACACCATTATTGGACACAGTCAACCACCCAATTCACATGAAGAATCTGTCAACACAG GATCTTGAGCAACTTGCAGCAGAGCTGAGGGCAGATATTGTACACAGTGTGTCAGACACTGGTGGGCATCTTAGCTCAAGCTTGGGAGTGGTGGAGTTATCAGTGGCTTTGCATCATGTTTTCAACACCCCTGAAGACAAAATTATATGGGATGTTGGCCATCAG GCATACCCTCACAAGATTCTCACTGGTAGAAGATCCAGGATGCACACCATTAGGAAGAGTTCAGGGCTAGCAGGCTTTCCTAAAAGGGATGAGAGTGTTCATGATGCTTTTGGGGTAGGGCACAGTTCTACAAGCATATCTGCTGGTCTTG GCATGGCTGTTGCGCGTGATCTATTGGGAAAGAACAACAGCATCATTTCAGTGATTGGAGATGGGGCATTGACAGCAGGCCAAGCTTATGAGGCAATGAACAATGCAGGGTTCCTTGATTCTAACATGATAGTTGTACTTAATGACAACAAACAAGTCTCTTTACCAACTGCCACACTTGATGGTCCTGCAACTCCAGTTGGAGCCCTCAGTAGTGCTTTAAGCAAAATTCAAGCAAGTTCTGAATTCCGCAAACTCAGAGAAGCTGCAAAA ACCATCACAAAGCAAATTGGAGGACAAACACATCAGGTCGCTGCAAAAGTAGATGAGTATGCAAGAGGCATGATCAGTGCTTCTGGCTCTACTCTTTTTGAAGAGCTTGGCTTATACTACATAGGTCCTGTGGATGGTCATAACATTGAAGATCTGGTCACCATCTTTGAAAAAGTGAAAGCAATGCCTGCCCCAGGTCCAGTTTTGATTCATGTTGTGACAGAAAAAGGGAAGGGATACCCCCCAGCAGAAAAAGCAGCTGATAGAATGCACG GGGTTGTCAAGTTTGACCCAAAAACAGGCCAGCAGTTTAAGGCAAAAACCTCTACACTTTCTTACACCCAATACTTTGCTGAGTCTTTGATAAAGGAAGCTGAAAATGACAAGAAGATAGTGGCCATTCACGCAGCAATGGGTGGTGGTACCGGCCTAAATTATTTCCATAAAAGGTTTCCCAAGCGCTGTTTCGATGTGGGGATAGCTGAACAACATGCTGTAACATTTGCAGCTGGTTTAGCTGCTGAAGGCCTCAAACCATTTTGTGCCATTTATTCATCATTCTTGCAACGGGGATATGATCAA GTAGTCCATGATGTTGATCTTCAAAAGCTTCCTGTTCGATTTGCTATGGATAGAGCTGGTTTGGTTGGAGCAGATGGACCAACACATTGTGGAGCATTTGATATCGCTTACATGGCTTGCCTACCCAACATGGTGGTCATGGCTCCTTCTGATGAAGCTGAACTCATGCACATGGTTGCGACTGCAGCAGCTATAGATGATAGACCAAGCTGCTTTAGATTTCCAAGGGGAAATGGAATTGGAGCCACTCTGCCACTCAATAACAAAGGAACCTCACTTGAG ATAGGAAAGGGAAGAATTCTGGTGGAAGGGAGCAGAGTTGCCATTTTGGGATATGGTTCTGTGGTCCAACAATGCAGACAAGcctcagaaatgcttaaggAACTAGGCATTGATGTGACAGTTGCTGATGCTAGATTTTGCAAACCTTTAGATACTGGTCTCATTAGGCTACTAGCTAAAGAGCATGAAATACTCATCACAGTGGAAGAGGGTTCTATCGGTGGTTTTGGATCACATGTATCACAATTCCTGAGCTTATCAGGTATCCTAGATGGGCCTCTAAAG TGGAGAGCAATGATGCTTCCTGATAGATACATTGAGCATGGATCACCCCAAGTTCAGATAGAAGAAGCAGGGCTTTCATCAAAGCAGATTGCAGCCACAGTCTTGTCTCTTATGGAAAGGCCAAACGAAGCTCTTCTGTTcaaataa